From a single Pasteurella atlantica genomic region:
- a CDS encoding CTP synthase has product MTTNYIFVTGGVVSSLGKGIAAASLASILEARGLNVTIMKLDPYINVDPGTMSPTQHGEVFVTKDGAETDLDLGHYERFIRNKMTQANNFTSGRIYSDVLRKERRGDYLGATIQVIPHITNEIKARVVAGGKGYDVVIVEVGGTVGDIESLPFLEALRQLAVDVGRENTLFMHLTLVPYIPTAGEIKTKPTQHSVKEMLSIGIQPDVLICRSDRAIPSNEKSKIALFCNVPEKAVISLKDVNSIYQIPALLKSQGLDQFVCDRFKFNCPEADLSEWEQVLYQQSNPTGEVTIGMVGKYVELPDAYKSVNEALKHGGLKNHLTVNIKYIDSQDVESKGTGVLTGLDAILVPGGFGYRGIEGKILTAQYARENKIPYLGICLGMQVALIEYARNVAGLTQASSSEFDKDCPQPVIGLITEWQDADGSVEKRTDNSDLGGTMRLGEQACHLVEGSLARELYGTETIFERHRHRYEVNNNLLPQIEKAGLKVTGLSADHKLVEIIEVPNHPWFIAAQFHPEFTSTPRDGHPLFAGFIKAAIEYQKRAIK; this is encoded by the coding sequence ATGACAACAAATTATATTTTTGTAACGGGCGGTGTTGTATCTTCTTTAGGTAAAGGGATTGCAGCGGCCTCTCTTGCATCTATTCTTGAAGCCCGTGGTTTAAATGTCACCATTATGAAATTAGACCCTTATATAAACGTTGACCCAGGTACGATGAGTCCTACTCAACACGGTGAAGTTTTTGTTACCAAAGATGGAGCAGAAACAGATTTAGACTTAGGGCATTATGAACGTTTTATTCGTAATAAAATGACTCAAGCTAATAATTTCACCAGTGGACGTATTTATTCTGACGTGCTACGCAAAGAGCGTCGTGGTGATTACTTAGGGGCAACGATTCAGGTTATTCCACATATTACTAATGAAATTAAGGCACGTGTTGTTGCTGGTGGAAAAGGTTATGATGTCGTCATTGTTGAAGTGGGGGGAACAGTAGGAGATATTGAGTCTCTTCCATTCTTAGAAGCATTACGTCAGCTTGCTGTGGATGTTGGGCGTGAAAATACCTTATTTATGCACTTAACTTTAGTGCCTTATATTCCAACAGCAGGTGAAATAAAAACTAAACCAACACAACACTCAGTAAAAGAGATGCTTTCTATTGGTATCCAACCAGATGTACTGATTTGTCGTTCAGATAGAGCCATTCCATCAAACGAAAAATCAAAAATTGCACTGTTTTGTAATGTGCCTGAAAAAGCGGTTATTTCATTAAAAGATGTCAATTCTATCTATCAAATTCCTGCATTGTTAAAATCACAAGGTTTAGATCAATTTGTGTGTGATCGTTTTAAATTTAACTGTCCTGAAGCGGATTTATCTGAATGGGAGCAAGTACTTTACCAACAATCAAACCCAACAGGGGAAGTCACCATTGGTATGGTAGGAAAATATGTTGAATTACCTGATGCCTATAAATCTGTGAATGAAGCGTTAAAACACGGTGGTTTGAAAAATCATTTAACCGTTAATATTAAATATATTGACTCACAAGATGTTGAAAGTAAAGGTACAGGCGTTTTAACTGGTTTAGATGCGATTTTAGTTCCTGGAGGCTTTGGTTATCGTGGTATTGAAGGCAAAATTCTAACCGCACAATATGCCCGTGAAAATAAAATTCCTTACTTAGGTATTTGTTTAGGGATGCAGGTTGCATTAATTGAATATGCTCGTAATGTGGCAGGCTTAACGCAAGCAAGTTCAAGTGAATTTGATAAGGACTGTCCACAGCCAGTGATAGGTTTAATTACTGAATGGCAAGATGCAGATGGCAGCGTAGAGAAACGTACGGATAATTCTGACTTAGGCGGAACAATGCGTTTAGGTGAACAAGCGTGTCATTTAGTGGAAGGAAGTTTAGCTCGTGAGCTTTATGGTACTGAAACCATTTTTGAACGTCATCGTCATCGTTATGAAGTAAATAACAACTTACTTCCGCAGATTGAAAAAGCGGGCTTAAAAGTAACAGGCTTATCAGCAGATCATAAATTAGTGGAAATTATTGAAGTACCAAACCACCCTTGGTTTATTGCTGCTCAATTTCACCCAGAATTTACTTCCACTCCTCGTGATGGTCACCCTCTTTTTGCAGGTTTTATTAAAGCTGCGATAGAGTATCAAAAAAGAGCAATAAAGTAA
- a CDS encoding 3-phenylpropionate MFS transporter: protein MIKLSPFQWTSFNFFGYFCAYGVLMPFLPIWLETNGYSSETIGLLLASGYLFRFLGSILTPQIVTQPTQLLNVSRLLSVITLISSVMMAYFVGSFWLLVPIFALFHIVNGGAMTIGDAIASTWQKQVGIDYGKTRLFGSMAFVVGSLTTGYMVGWFGEQMIIWLMIAFLILLTSGQMLGTNCNLVNSEQKQTASKVTYCSLLKDNIILRMLIAVSLIQAAHAAYYTYSTIYWTSQGISPQTVSLLWGLSVMAEIGVFFISGKVFSSKKIHHLIIIATTLAITRWVLYAFTTNVLFLGLGQMLHAFTFGLTHFAMIRYIAMQPTETIPKLQGLYFGLSFSGMTALFTFFASITYNYSPSFSFILMAILVAPAILIVPKKSIE from the coding sequence ATGATAAAACTTTCTCCCTTTCAATGGACATCATTTAACTTTTTTGGCTATTTTTGTGCTTATGGTGTCTTAATGCCATTTTTACCTATTTGGTTGGAAACAAATGGTTATTCAAGTGAAACAATTGGACTTCTACTTGCGTCAGGTTATCTTTTTCGTTTTTTAGGTAGTATTTTAACACCTCAAATTGTCACACAGCCTACTCAGTTATTAAATGTATCTCGGTTACTTTCAGTGATAACCCTGATTAGTAGTGTAATGATGGCGTATTTTGTGGGATCTTTTTGGCTATTAGTTCCTATTTTTGCCTTATTCCATATAGTAAATGGTGGTGCAATGACCATTGGTGATGCGATAGCGTCTACGTGGCAAAAGCAAGTAGGCATTGATTATGGTAAAACTCGTTTATTTGGCTCAATGGCATTTGTGGTCGGTTCATTGACAACAGGTTATATGGTGGGTTGGTTTGGTGAGCAGATGATTATTTGGTTAATGATTGCCTTCCTAATTTTGCTTACAAGCGGTCAGATGTTAGGTACAAATTGCAATTTGGTAAATTCTGAGCAGAAACAGACCGCTTCTAAAGTAACTTATTGTTCTTTATTGAAAGATAACATCATTTTACGAATGCTGATTGCAGTTTCTCTTATTCAAGCGGCTCACGCTGCTTATTACACTTATAGTACCATTTATTGGACATCACAAGGAATTTCACCACAAACGGTAAGTTTGTTATGGGGCTTATCTGTTATGGCAGAAATAGGTGTGTTTTTTATTTCAGGAAAAGTGTTTAGTAGTAAAAAGATTCATCATTTGATTATTATTGCGACGACTTTAGCAATAACCCGTTGGGTATTATATGCTTTCACAACCAATGTATTATTTTTAGGATTAGGGCAAATGCTACACGCCTTTACCTTTGGTTTAACTCATTTTGCAATGATACGTTATATAGCAATGCAACCCACTGAAACTATTCCCAAACTGCAAGGGCTATATTTCGGTTTAAGTTTTAGTGGAATGACGGCATTATTCACTTTTTTTGCAAGTATAACCTATAATTATTCTCCAAGTTTTAGCTTTATTTTAATGGCAATACTGGTTGCACCTGCAATTTTGATTGTGCCGAAAAAGAGTATTGAATAA
- the proC gene encoding pyrroline-5-carboxylate reductase → MKTKKLAFIGAGNMAFAVINGLIKKNYPTNQIIACNKSNQARRTELAELGVTVNLTNCEAVQQADVVILAVKPQMMRDVCGEFSDLNLNDKWIISVAAGISVECLEKLLPSAQNIIRTMPNTPALIGEGVTGLFAKYSTNRTACDFTESLMNAVGKCYWVEKEEKLNQIIAITGSSPAYFFRFMEAMQQSAIKMGFSEQDARHLVQSVALGSAKLVASNPDIPLSQLRENVTSKGGTTAEALAIFEQYNLSQIVDEAMVAAIQRAEEMEKSL, encoded by the coding sequence ATGAAAACAAAAAAACTTGCCTTTATCGGGGCTGGCAATATGGCATTCGCAGTAATAAATGGTTTGATTAAAAAAAACTATCCTACTAATCAAATTATTGCCTGTAATAAGAGTAATCAGGCAAGACGGACAGAATTAGCAGAATTAGGTGTGACCGTTAATTTAACAAATTGTGAAGCAGTGCAGCAAGCGGATGTTGTGATTTTGGCAGTGAAACCTCAAATGATGCGTGATGTTTGTGGTGAGTTTTCAGACTTAAATTTGAATGATAAATGGATCATTTCTGTTGCTGCTGGGATTTCAGTTGAGTGTTTAGAAAAACTATTACCTTCGGCTCAAAATATTATTCGCACAATGCCAAATACTCCTGCACTAATTGGTGAGGGTGTCACGGGATTATTTGCAAAATATTCAACAAATCGTACCGCTTGTGATTTTACTGAGAGCTTAATGAATGCGGTTGGAAAGTGTTACTGGGTGGAAAAAGAAGAGAAACTTAATCAAATTATTGCTATTACAGGATCTAGCCCTGCTTATTTTTTCCGCTTTATGGAAGCAATGCAGCAATCAGCGATTAAAATGGGATTTAGTGAGCAAGATGCTCGTCATTTAGTACAATCAGTAGCACTTGGTTCTGCGAAATTAGTCGCGAGTAATCCTGATATTCCACTTTCTCAATTAAGGGAAAATGTCACGTCTAAAGGGGGAACAACGGCAGAGGCTTTAGCTATTTTTGAACAATATAATTTATCACAAATCGTTGATGAGGCAATGGTTGCTGCAATTCAACGAGCAGAAGAGATGGAAAAGTCATTATGA
- the yegQ gene encoding prephenate-dependent tRNA uridine(34) hydroxylase TrhP, protein MLNINRKPELLSPAGNLKNMRYAFAYGADAVYAGQPRYSLRVRNNDFNHTNLQIGIDEAHSLGKKFYVVVNIAPHNSKLKTFIRDLKKVVDMKPDALIMSDPGLIMMVRENFPEMDVHLSVQANAVNWATVKFWKQMGLTRVILSRELSLDEIAEIRQEVPEMELEIFVHGALCMAYSGRCLLSGYINKRDPNQGTCTNACRWEYSVEEGKEDEVGTIISAKEERKEEQIEIKNVAPTLGEGSTTDSVYLLSEKGRPDEQMSAFEDEHGTYIMNSKDLRAIQHVEQLTQMGVHSLKIEGRTKSFYYCARTAQLYRKAIDDAAEGKPFDESLMTTLESLAHRGYTEGFLRRHTHDEYQNYDYGYSISDRQQFVGEFTGKRNEQGMAEVAVKNKFLLGDSVELMTPSGNISFKICKIVNRKNQEVDAGKGDGHFVFLDVPQDIDLNYALLMRNLEGTNTRNPHKS, encoded by the coding sequence ATGTTAAATATAAATAGAAAACCAGAATTATTATCGCCAGCAGGCAACTTAAAAAATATGCGTTATGCCTTTGCTTATGGAGCAGATGCGGTGTATGCAGGACAACCTCGTTATAGCTTACGAGTAAGAAATAATGATTTTAACCATACAAACCTACAAATAGGAATCGATGAAGCACATTCATTAGGCAAAAAATTCTATGTAGTAGTGAATATCGCCCCACACAATTCAAAATTAAAAACCTTTATTCGTGATTTAAAAAAAGTGGTGGATATGAAACCTGATGCGTTAATTATGTCTGATCCAGGTTTAATTATGATGGTGCGTGAAAATTTTCCTGAAATGGATGTCCATCTATCAGTACAAGCAAATGCCGTAAACTGGGCGACCGTTAAATTTTGGAAACAAATGGGCTTAACTCGCGTGATCCTCTCTCGTGAATTATCTCTTGATGAAATTGCAGAAATTCGTCAGGAAGTACCAGAAATGGAGCTAGAAATTTTTGTACACGGTGCGTTGTGTATGGCATATTCTGGGCGTTGTTTACTTTCTGGTTATATTAATAAGCGTGACCCAAATCAAGGTACTTGTACTAATGCTTGCCGTTGGGAGTATTCCGTAGAAGAAGGTAAGGAAGATGAAGTTGGCACGATTATTTCTGCTAAAGAAGAACGCAAAGAAGAACAAATTGAAATTAAAAATGTGGCACCAACCTTAGGTGAGGGGAGTACCACGGACAGTGTTTATTTACTTTCTGAAAAAGGCAGACCTGATGAGCAAATGAGTGCGTTTGAAGATGAACACGGCACTTATATTATGAACTCAAAAGATCTACGAGCCATTCAACACGTTGAGCAATTAACCCAAATGGGCGTACATTCTCTTAAAATTGAAGGGCGTACCAAGTCGTTTTATTATTGTGCAAGAACGGCTCAACTATATCGCAAAGCCATTGATGATGCTGCAGAAGGAAAACCTTTTGATGAAAGTTTAATGACCACCCTTGAAAGTTTGGCTCATCGTGGCTATACGGAAGGTTTTCTACGTCGTCATACTCACGACGAATATCAAAATTATGATTACGGCTATTCCATTTCAGATCGTCAGCAATTTGTGGGAGAATTTACTGGTAAACGCAATGAGCAAGGAATGGCAGAAGTGGCGGTTAAGAATAAATTTTTATTAGGGGATAGTGTGGAATTAATGACTCCTAGCGGTAACATTAGCTTTAAAATTTGCAAAATAGTAAACCGCAAAAATCAAGAAGTGGATGCGGGTAAAGGTGATGGACACTTTGTCTTTTTAGACGTACCACAAGATATTGATTTAAATTATGCGTTGTTAATGCGTAATTTAGAAGGAACCAATACGCGTAATCCTCATAAAAGTTAA
- a CDS encoding PTS glucose/sucrose transporter subunit IIB, with amino-acid sequence MGILDSLKNLCCCSKKATDENNYSALSLDEKASKFIDAVGGKANIENIEFCITRLRLTLNDRSLVNKEELTKLGSKGNVKVGDKGLQIIIGSKAEEIANLMQSKI; translated from the coding sequence ATGGGCATTTTAGATTCTTTAAAAAATCTTTGTTGTTGTTCAAAAAAAGCAACAGATGAAAATAATTATTCGGCATTATCTTTAGATGAGAAAGCATCAAAATTTATTGATGCGGTAGGTGGAAAAGCGAATATTGAGAATATTGAGTTTTGTATTACTCGATTACGTTTAACCTTAAATGACAGAAGTTTAGTTAATAAAGAAGAATTAACTAAATTAGGTTCTAAAGGTAATGTAAAAGTAGGTGATAAAGGTTTGCAAATTATCATCGGCTCAAAAGCTGAAGAAATTGCAAATCTTATGCAAAGTAAAATTTAA
- the tal gene encoding transaldolase translates to MSQLDNLREMTVVVADTGDIEAIKMYQPEDATTNPSLILSASALPQYAPLIDDAVAYAKAQSDDKAQQLIDAEDKLAVNIGLEILKVVKGRISTEVDARLSYDTQKTIEKARKLIRLYNEAGISNDRILIKVASTWQGIKAAEVLEKEGINCNLTLLFSQAQARACAEAGAYLISPFVGRILDWYKANSDQKEYTPAEDPGVVSVTSIYNYYKEHGYNTVVMGASFRNIGEITELAGCDRLTIAPGLLKELSEANAQLPRKLEYKGEIKARPTPMTEAEFYWEHNQDPMAVEKLAEGIRKFAVDTEKLEAMLIEKL, encoded by the coding sequence ATGAGTCAATTAGACAATTTAAGAGAGATGACCGTTGTAGTAGCGGATACAGGCGACATTGAAGCAATTAAAATGTATCAACCAGAAGATGCAACTACAAACCCATCGTTAATTTTAAGTGCATCAGCATTACCACAATATGCACCACTTATTGATGATGCAGTGGCTTACGCAAAAGCACAAAGCGATGATAAAGCACAACAACTGATTGATGCAGAAGATAAATTGGCAGTAAATATCGGTTTAGAAATCTTAAAAGTAGTAAAAGGACGTATTTCAACAGAAGTGGACGCTCGTCTTTCTTACGATACTCAAAAAACTATTGAAAAAGCACGCAAACTTATCCGTTTATACAACGAAGCAGGCATCAGCAATGACCGTATCTTAATCAAAGTTGCTTCAACTTGGCAAGGTATCAAAGCAGCAGAAGTGTTAGAAAAAGAAGGGATTAACTGTAACTTAACGTTATTATTCTCACAAGCACAAGCTCGTGCGTGTGCGGAAGCAGGTGCATACTTAATCTCGCCTTTCGTTGGACGTATCTTAGACTGGTACAAAGCAAATTCAGACCAAAAAGAATATACACCAGCAGAAGATCCAGGTGTAGTTTCTGTTACTTCAATTTACAACTATTACAAAGAACACGGCTATAACACTGTTGTTATGGGTGCAAGTTTCCGTAATATTGGCGAAATCACTGAATTAGCAGGTTGTGATCGTTTAACTATCGCACCAGGCTTATTAAAAGAATTAAGTGAAGCAAATGCACAGTTACCTCGTAAATTAGAATACAAAGGCGAAATCAAAGCTCGTCCAACGCCAATGACAGAAGCAGAGTTCTACTGGGAGCATAACCAAGATCCAATGGCAGTTGAAAAATTGGCAGAAGGTATCCGTAAATTTGCCGTAGATACTGAAAAATTAGAAGCGATGTTAATTGAAAAATTATAA
- a CDS encoding FxsA family protein produces the protein MFAMRFFLIFFLYIYCEISLLVAIGSNTSVLFLILLMIFISAAGLWLIRLRGLATLFSIRQQLAQGQIPQDAVISSVQYAIAGILLVIPGFLSDILAILLLLPFTRTIITTYLLNYFSTRVKFNTQYSQSFSQSETFEADFERKQDEDKWVK, from the coding sequence ATGTTTGCAATGCGTTTCTTTTTAATTTTCTTTTTATATATCTATTGTGAAATTTCATTATTAGTCGCAATTGGTTCAAATACGAGTGTGTTATTTTTAATTTTATTGATGATTTTTATTTCAGCCGCTGGCTTATGGTTAATCCGCTTGCGTGGGCTTGCGACACTCTTTTCTATCCGCCAACAATTAGCACAAGGACAAATCCCCCAAGATGCCGTAATTTCTTCAGTGCAATATGCCATTGCAGGGATTTTATTAGTTATTCCGGGATTTTTAAGTGATATTTTAGCGATTTTATTACTTTTACCTTTTACTAGAACTATAATTACCACTTATCTGTTAAACTATTTTTCAACACGAGTAAAATTTAATACCCAATATTCACAAAGCTTTTCACAATCAGAGACATTTGAGGCTGATTTTGAGCGTAAACAAGATGAAGATAAATGGGTCAAGTAG
- the gpsA gene encoding NAD(P)H-dependent glycerol-3-phosphate dehydrogenase, translated as MKKSLYSAPIAVLGAGSYGTSLAIALSQQGEKSYLWGHSPHKIQKMQQERKNQEFLPDVAFPESLILESDLEKVLSNVKDILIVVPSHVFNDVLLKIKPFIQDDHRIMWATKGLEHNTGRLLHCVVNEVLGEDHALAVLSGPTFAKELAAGLPTAISLASTDIQFAEEMQQRIHCSKAFRVYLNSDMVAVQLGGAIKNVIAIGAGLSDGLGFGANARTALITRGIAEISQLCVALGGNPTSLMGMAGIGDLMLTCTDNQSRNRRFGLMVGQGKSVDEAMNEIGQVVEGYYNTREAYLLAQKHNIEMPIVEQLYQMLFRGQDTKAHIRKGVSSLLGRERKVE; from the coding sequence ATGAAAAAATCACTTTATTCTGCACCGATTGCGGTATTAGGGGCAGGTTCTTATGGCACATCATTAGCTATTGCACTTTCTCAACAAGGTGAAAAGTCCTATTTATGGGGACATTCACCACATAAAATACAAAAAATGCAACAAGAGAGAAAAAATCAAGAATTTTTACCCGATGTTGCTTTTCCTGAAAGTTTAATTTTAGAGAGTGATTTGGAAAAAGTATTAAGTAACGTAAAAGATATTTTGATTGTTGTACCCAGTCACGTATTTAATGATGTGCTCTTAAAAATTAAGCCCTTTATTCAAGATGATCATCGTATTATGTGGGCAACTAAAGGTTTAGAACATAATACCGGGCGATTATTGCATTGTGTCGTAAATGAAGTTTTAGGTGAAGATCACGCACTAGCGGTACTTTCTGGTCCAACTTTTGCAAAAGAATTAGCCGCAGGCTTACCAACCGCTATTTCCCTTGCTTCAACGGATATCCAATTTGCAGAAGAAATGCAACAACGTATTCACTGCTCAAAAGCTTTCCGTGTTTATCTTAATAGTGATATGGTTGCCGTACAACTAGGAGGAGCCATTAAAAATGTCATTGCTATTGGAGCAGGGCTTTCTGATGGCTTAGGATTTGGTGCTAATGCAAGAACAGCATTAATTACACGAGGAATTGCAGAAATTAGTCAATTATGTGTAGCGTTAGGAGGCAATCCAACCAGTCTAATGGGAATGGCAGGAATTGGTGATTTAATGCTTACTTGTACCGATAATCAGTCTCGTAATCGTCGTTTTGGATTAATGGTTGGACAAGGTAAAAGTGTTGATGAAGCAATGAATGAAATAGGACAAGTGGTTGAAGGATACTATAATACTAGAGAAGCCTATTTATTAGCACAAAAACACAATATTGAAATGCCAATTGTAGAGCAACTTTATCAGATGTTATTTCGTGGGCAAGATACTAAAGCTCATATCCGAAAAGGGGTTTCGTCATTATTAGGGCGTGAACGAAAAGTTGAATAA
- the cysE gene encoding serine O-acetyltransferase, with translation MTQQPEQLWNDIHQEVKSLAEQEPMLASFFHSTILKHNHLGDALSYILANKLANAIMPAIALKEIIEEAYQVDPQIIDSAAQDLLAVKTRDPAVELLSTPLLYLKGFHALQSYRVTHYLWQQGRYTLAIYLQNEISVAFDVDIHPAAKIGCGIMLDHATGIVVGETSVIENDVSILQGVTLGGTGKETGDRHPKIRKGVMIGAGAKILGNIEIGKYAKIGANSVVLRAVSENTTVAGVPAKLISHSQSQKPAFDMNQDFQSVI, from the coding sequence ATGACACAACAACCAGAACAATTATGGAATGATATTCATCAAGAAGTGAAATCTCTTGCTGAACAAGAGCCAATGCTAGCAAGTTTTTTTCATTCTACGATTTTAAAACATAATCATTTAGGCGATGCGTTGAGCTATATTCTAGCCAATAAATTAGCCAATGCGATTATGCCTGCTATTGCATTAAAAGAGATTATTGAAGAGGCCTATCAAGTCGATCCGCAAATCATTGATAGTGCCGCACAGGATTTATTAGCCGTAAAAACACGTGATCCAGCTGTTGAATTATTAAGCACGCCATTACTTTATTTAAAAGGCTTTCACGCCTTACAAAGCTATCGTGTGACTCATTATTTATGGCAACAGGGTCGCTACACCTTAGCGATTTATTTACAAAATGAAATTTCTGTCGCTTTTGATGTGGATATTCACCCCGCTGCTAAAATTGGTTGTGGCATAATGCTTGATCATGCCACAGGCATTGTCGTTGGTGAGACATCTGTGATTGAAAATGATGTATCCATTTTACAAGGCGTGACACTTGGGGGAACGGGCAAAGAAACAGGTGATCGTCATCCTAAAATACGAAAAGGCGTGATGATTGGTGCAGGAGCAAAAATCTTAGGTAATATTGAAATTGGCAAATATGCTAAAATTGGTGCAAATTCTGTGGTATTACGAGCAGTGTCAGAAAACACGACTGTTGCAGGTGTTCCTGCCAAACTAATTAGCCACTCGCAATCTCAAAAACCTGCATTTGATATGAACCAAGATTTTCAATCTGTGATTTAG
- a CDS encoding KpsF/GutQ family sugar-phosphate isomerase, translating into MNYLSIANETLSLYIQAITRLNANIEPTFAKAVEMILNCEGRLVVGGIGKSGLVGKKMVATFASTGTPSFFLHPTEAFHGDLGMLKPIDIVILISNSGETDDVNKLIPSLKGFGNKIIAVTGNLNSTLAKHSDLVLDISIDKEACPNNLAPTTSTLVTMALGDALAIALIRARDFKAEDFARFHPGGSLGRKLLCRVKDVMQTKLPLANIQTTFADCLSIMNEGRMGVAIVMQDEKLQGIITDGDVRRALAKYGADSLLKTAGDLMTCSPKVILETEFLAKAETYMKQHKIHSLIAVNKEGKVSGLLEFSS; encoded by the coding sequence ATGAATTATTTATCTATTGCAAATGAAACCCTTTCTCTTTATATTCAAGCGATTACACGATTAAATGCAAATATTGAACCAACGTTTGCTAAAGCCGTCGAAATGATCTTAAATTGTGAAGGGCGTTTGGTGGTTGGTGGAATTGGTAAATCAGGTTTAGTGGGAAAAAAAATGGTGGCAACCTTTGCTTCAACAGGCACCCCTAGTTTTTTCTTACATCCAACCGAAGCGTTCCACGGTGATTTAGGAATGTTAAAACCCATTGATATCGTTATTTTAATTTCCAATAGTGGTGAAACCGATGATGTAAATAAACTGATCCCAAGTTTAAAAGGATTTGGAAATAAAATTATTGCAGTGACAGGAAACTTAAATTCAACCTTAGCGAAACATTCTGATTTGGTACTTGATATTAGTATAGATAAAGAAGCCTGCCCCAATAATTTAGCACCTACTACCTCTACCTTAGTTACAATGGCATTAGGCGATGCCTTAGCAATTGCACTTATTCGTGCAAGAGATTTCAAAGCAGAAGATTTCGCACGTTTCCATCCTGGTGGTAGCTTAGGACGTAAATTACTTTGTCGAGTAAAAGATGTGATGCAAACTAAGTTACCTCTTGCCAATATTCAAACCACTTTTGCGGATTGTTTATCCATTATGAATGAAGGGCGAATGGGGGTGGCAATTGTAATGCAAGATGAAAAATTACAAGGTATTATCACTGATGGTGATGTGCGCCGAGCTTTAGCTAAATATGGTGCTGACAGTTTGTTGAAAACAGCAGGTGATTTAATGACTTGTTCGCCAAAAGTCATTTTGGAAACAGAGTTTTTAGCGAAAGCTGAAACCTATATGAAACAGCATAAAATCCACTCTTTAATCGCAGTAAATAAAGAGGGGAAAGTTTCAGGGTTATTGGAGTTTTCTAGTTAG
- the pal gene encoding peptidoglycan-associated lipoprotein Pal, with protein MKKIAKILMIATPVFVLAACSSSNSTKVDTTAVYGGMTAQELQQRYNTVYFGFDSYQVEGEYQSILDGHSAFLNANRNTRVAIEGHADERGTPEYNIALGQRRADAVQNYLTARGVSSSQLSTVSYGEEKPAVLGHSEADYAKNRRAVLAY; from the coding sequence ATGAAAAAAATTGCTAAAATTTTAATGATCGCAACACCTGTTTTTGTATTAGCAGCTTGTTCTAGCTCTAATTCTACAAAAGTAGATACTACAGCAGTGTATGGTGGTATGACAGCTCAAGAGCTTCAACAACGTTATAATACTGTTTATTTTGGTTTTGATAGCTATCAAGTTGAAGGTGAATATCAATCTATTCTTGATGGACATTCAGCATTCTTAAATGCAAATAGAAATACAAGAGTTGCAATTGAAGGGCATGCTGATGAGCGTGGCACACCAGAGTATAATATTGCTTTGGGTCAACGTCGAGCAGATGCAGTACAAAACTATTTAACTGCAAGAGGTGTGAGCTCTTCTCAACTTTCAACTGTTTCTTATGGTGAAGAAAAACCTGCAGTATTAGGTCATTCGGAAGCAGATTATGCTAAAAATCGTCGTGCAGTGCTTGCATACTAA